TATACGGTTCCGATTTCAGCACCTGAGGCGACATGTAGAGAGGAGTCCCCACGGATGTCACGATCTTCATGCGATTTGATACGTTTTTCTTAGCGAAACCAAAATCACCGATCTTGACTGCTCCTTTACTCATCATCAAATTGGCAGGTTTTAGGTCCCTACATATGTCTTGAGCATTACCGATGGACAATACCCTCTTTCACGAGAGCGAGAAAACCGTTACATATCTGTTTGAGAAGCCCTAACGCCCTCTGTTCGGGTAGGCGAGGATCATCGGCTAGCAACTTCTGCAGGTCCGAATCGCAGATTTCCTGAATGATGTAATAGTTGTGACTGCTCTCCATGACATCGTGGACGCGTACCACGTTTTCGGACTTCAGCAGTTGTAGAATTTTGATCTATGAGAAGAGGGCGGCCTTCAGGTACTAATCGCGGTCGACTTTTTAACTGTATATATACTCATGGCTTTTCAAGCACTTTGACAGCGACTGGCATCCTGGTGCATCTTGTTCTCCGCGGTACACCTTAATCTTGGTTTCTTTACGCTTCCGAAGGACCCCTTTCCCAAGACTTCCTGGAGATGTATGAGAtagttattgatttttttttgggtcattATGGATCGAGATTATAATGTATTGCTATGCTATATTCGCGAATTGATTGTTTACTTTTATTTCAACGGAGTTAATTTAGTGGAAAGGGAAAAATGGCCTTGGTAGGAAGCGAGATGGATTGATTATTGCGAGATTCATATTTTGGTTGTTATTACATATGTTGTGATTATATTCCTTTTGAAATTAACGATTTTTGGAGAAAGtaagaaatgaaattaaaatcagtcaaaaatatgaataactgtactttttcttagttttttccttctcttcaaaGCCTTCGAATTCCTCTCGCGTATCTCTCTCCTTTATTACCCAATAAACATGCGGAATATTTTCTCGAACTTCGTgctaattttattatgtttgataattttagaattaaaatgcTTCTAACCCGTGCCAAAAGCGCAGTCACCTGCCTCCCCTCAAACCTCCATCAGTCCTAAGCACTAATTGCTCGCCCTGGATTCCCCCAGCAAAAATACCCCGCCCCCGCCCGTCACTCCTaccaagggaaagaaaaggatcGGCAGGTACAGCTTTAGACTGGAACACATGATCGGCAGCGGCTTCAGCAGCAAGGTCTACAAGGGCATCAGAGACGACCGGCCGATGAATGGTTCGCCATCAAGGTCGTCAAGGTGAAGGAAATGGGAGTCGCCAAGGCCTACCTCTTAGGAACATAAATTTAAGTCATGGCGGGATTAGAACATCCGCACGTCGTCAAATTGATTGAAGTGCTCCACACCAACAACCACTGTTACCTCATCACCGAGTATTGCGAAGGCGGGACGCTTGAGCGCTACGCTCAAGGGAAACAAGGAGTGTAGTGGGGCAGCATCGTCCATCACTCGCCCAGGGATGCCAGTTCCTCGCCAGTAGGAACATCGTCCACCGCGATCTCAAGCCCGCTAACGTCTTCCTAAAGTAGGGGAAATGGAAAATCGGGGATTTCGGTTTTGCCAAACGCATCCCCTCGCCCAACGCGCTCATAATGGAGGGCTTCCGAGTCGGCAGTCCGCTCTTCATGCCCCTCTAAACCTTATAACGCAACATGTACTCAGCCAAGAGCGACTCCTTCGCCCTTGGAGTTATGGTGTATTATCTAATATGCGGAGAATACCCATGGTAGGGAAGCAACCTCAATAAATTGGTCAAAAACTATAAGGAAAAGACTGTAGACTGGAGCAGGTTTTAACTCATAGCGCCATAGGTGACGAGCATCGTCAAGGGATTGCTGAGAGTAGATATGAAGGAGAGAGCATGCTGGTTGATTGCGATTTTTCTGCATTCCTAACAGAGAAATCGTTGGCTGAGATGGAGAAGGGACTGATTGTGGGACTAGGCGGGAAGGTGAGAGAGCAGGTGGTTTTGTGCCAATTCGTAAATTACTTGGCAAGGAATAGCATTGTCTTCCTCTAGGATGGGCACAGGCTGTATTCCCTCATGTCCGATCACCTCCACCACCTCACACGTATTTTCAAATGGAACGACAACAAGTGCCTATCCTAGATGAAGAAAGATTACATTCTCCCCGAGGGGAAAGTGAGAATCAACGAGGACACATACCGCAGGTTGATCCTTTCGTTGAGATAGATAATCAACGGAATGAGAGCAGTCCAAGAAGCCGTGCAGCAAGTGGCCCTGTAGAAACTGCTAGAGTATTATTGCATTTGCCAATTGACCTACCGAGCCTAAGGAGAAAGATTAGCGGAATTCGTGAAGGGGATGTGCTTCACAAGGAATTCAAGGGACTGATGGCGAACGTTGGCAAAATATCAACTTTGATGCATACTTTGCCAATTAATGATATGGTGTCTTCTGCTTGCTTCCACCCATCCttataattttgatatatatgtggaTCATCATACTCCTCATGTAACAATTGCAAAGCCATCCCAGGAGGATTTCTTCTCGCAAGCCATACTTAAACTCAATAAGCCCCTCTACGGCAGGAGTGTAGAGATGGGCAAGACAGTGCAATAGAATCCTTTAATTGTCCACTTCCTGACAAGTATTCCCACCCATTACTTAGAGATAAAATTCGGAGAAATCAGCTAGCTGCACAACCGAAGTGCGATCCTGATCAACAGCTACAtgcatgcccgcgagccatatTCCCTCAAATTGATGGAAGAGCTGTTTTCCAGCATCGTCCATAAGGGCGGCTCACATTAGCTAGACTATTTTCTGGAAAATGGCGTTTTCGTCTTCTTTCCTTTCGTCAACGCGGATGGATACCAACTATACACCCAATAGGCAAGCAGAGCCAAAGACATTCGCAAGAATATGAATACAGATGGAATGCAATGCCCCAGTGGACTGCCAGGAGTCGATATAAATCGCAATTTTCCTTCCAGTTTTGGCATCATTCCGTAATCTAAATACCCCTGCAGCTAGTAATACCATGGCAAAGGCCATTCTCCTAAAAATAAGCTCTTGTCTTCAAGTAACTTATCAATCGTTCAAAATCTCATCGGCATTGATATCCACTCATACGGTAACGAGTGGATTTATCCTTATGCTTCCGACAACACTGGTCTGAGAGTGCAGGATCATCCTCTATTTCCATTCTATCAATCCATCCAAAAGGAGTTCAAGACGCGCAACAGGAAGGTGACGAGCTGCATTGAAAGCTTGAACTATATAGCTGACGGAGTGGTAAGGAATTGATGATAAAGTATATCGATTGGGCTTGGACCAAGGAGCACTGGCTTTTGCCTTTGAGGTTGGGACCAGCTTCCACAGCGACTCCGAAGAAGATATAAAAAAGGATATTTAGAAAGCGATTGAAGATTTTATCTCATTTTCAAGAGGACTTAGATGAGGTATGAAATCAAGACAGAAGAAACAACACTGATGATAAAGTCGAAATCTTTGAAAAGGATGCATTGATAGTAATGGTGGCAAATAGATCAAAGGAATTGGATTTACAAGCTGGAGAGCAAGCACAAGTGGATATCCAAGCCAACGACACCCACGCAACATCAAGAACATCTAAACGGGCAAAACCTAAACATTTCTTTAAAATTCCGAGCAATCCATTTCAAGATCGACGATTTTACCATCATCTGTCTCTTGGTCTTCTCCTGGTCGGCCTCTTGCTCAGTTTCTACACAAGATGGCAGAACCTAAGCGAATCCCCATCCAAACTCCCACAATTCCGTCTCGCTCGAAGAGATGCCGACGGTCCACGAATGAGGCTTCCATGATATGAGATGATATATTTATAActtaaatgaagaagaaggagggcAAGGAGAAGGACAACAAGCAAAAGGTGGACTACAACGAACTCATCAATAAAAATCTGCATGATTTCAAACTCACCTACGACTACGCTGGCTACCAGTATACCCGTCTCGACCTCAATGTACCCCCGCATCCACTTAGTCCAAATCCCTCGACGTCCTCTCGCCTCTTTTCAAGGAATTCAAATACCTGGAGCAGATCGATCTTTCTAACAACTCCATCGCTGACGTTTCCCACGTACAGTATCCCTAAGATAGTGGCAACCCTGGGCAGTCTGGCTGTGCTGAACCTCTAAAAGAACAACGTGAAGGACTTCAAGGCGTTCGCGATAGAGTAGGGATGGCGGGCCCTGCGCATCCTCAACCTCAACTTCAACAAAGTGGCCGAGCTTCTGCCGCTCAACGTGCCCAACCTCACCGAGCTCAGCCTCATCGAGAACAAGATCTAGAACTGGAGGCCTTCGGAGGGCATCCCAAGCTGAAAAAATCGAATGAGGAGGAATAAAATTGCCAGCTTGCAGGGGCTGTCGAATCTGCCAGAACTGAATTAGATTTACTTGGCCGAAAATAAGATAAAATCGCTTGCGGACTGGACGCGCCGGCGCTCAAGGTTCTCCACCTCAGGAAAAACGTGGTAGAAATGAAGATAGTTAGATCGTGGCATTCGACTAGCCTTCCCAGCCTATGAGCACTGAACTACCTCAACATCCGCGagaatttgatttaaaaatttgaataggTCCTAAAGACCAAGTAATTGCCCAACCTCAAAGAGATCATATACTCACGTAACTTATCGACCACATAGAGAATCCTTTAATCATCAAAAACGAGTTCTACTGTTCGACACAATAAACGCAAATTTGCGATTGAAGAGGGTGAACAAGGTCCAGATCTCCAAGAGCGTCAAACTGAGAGCCTTCAAGCATGCTGAGGATAAGTGGCGAGcgcaggaggaggagaagaagagagctGAAGAAGAGGAGAGGAGGAAAGCGGAACAAGAGAACCCACCTGCTAGGCGTGAtcttcattcacattcatagCATCACATcgattaataaataaataaaattataactCCTTATGGACCAAACGATGAGCACCCTGCTGAGCAAGCACCAGCCAAAGCAGTAGTAGGTGCAGGCGAATCCCTGGGACGTCATCCCAATCAAAAACTCCAAGGAGGCAAAGTAGACCACCGAAATCCACCTGGGCAGTCGCAAGCCACCCTCCTCGTCAACTTCGCCCACTTCCCCAATCTCGAAACCTGTGGCTCAACGACAACAGACTACCTCCTTGGTCGGACTTTAGAAAAATTTCCGCATCAAACATCTCTTCTACAGAACAACAAACTGCGCACCATCGACGGCATCTTTTCAGTCCTGAGACACATAGAGACCCTCGTCCTCTACGATAACTAACTCAGAGACCTCGACGCCATCATCAGCAACCTGAAATCACTGACCTCCATGCGCCATCTGGATCTCTTCGATAACCCCGCCGCCCACTAACCCAACTATAAAATGAGAGTACTGAACGACCTCCAGCAGCTGGAGATACTGGATCGGCACAAAGTGTCGGCGGTCGAGCGCGACGAGGCGGTCAAGTTCATGAGCCAAAgcaagggaaagaagaaaaaccaccGTCCGTTCGCATGGTGATGCCACATACTTATTTTCATCATACTCTATACCTCCTATCCATCCATCATACGGTAATCCCATCACGACAACTCCTCTATCTCCTCCTACTCCTTCACGCTCATCAAGTTCTACCAGTATTTCTACCATCCGCCAAAGACCCCTTGTTGTCCACCAGGTCAGCCAGCTCCAGCAATTGCCTGATGCTCGCTCCATCGGCCATCGATCCCACCCTTTTGCGATGTCTAAGCCACTCCGTATTTTTCCTTCAGCATGAGTGCGATTTCATCCCTTCCCAGCAGGGGAACTTAGATTCTATGTGTTTTATCAGTACTTGATGGCGAAACGGTCGGTCAGATCCAGTTGCTGCAGGTGGTAAAGGCTGAAGAGGTAGCCAAAACCAACAATCTGCATGTCTCCTTGGGTGGAGCTTTCTAAAGCAATAGAAGAAGCGTCTGCAGGACTGCGTTGCTAAACCTGCGTCCGATGGGTGAAAATTCGATGAGTCTTTCCAGGTCGTCGATGAGCACGCATGCAGAGGTGGTCCTGTAGGCGTCCTCGAACACCTTGGAGATGTTGCGAATCTTCTCGCCCTCGGTCATGCCCACCAAGTTTTCAGGAGAAATGATCTTGAGATAGGTGAAGTTGGCTAGCCTGCAGAAGTTGATGCCGAGAAGGGTCTTGCCGGTGCCTGGGCGACCGTGGAGGAGGACGCTGCGTTTGGGATTGCCGACCGATTCGCCGAACAGAGCCGTCTCTTGGAGGCTGCTCATGATGCGATCGAAGCTGGGCCCGTAGTTGATCACTTTTTCCCTGAAGTAAGCTCCGAACTTCTCCTCATCCACTCCGAACTGCGGCCTTACCTCCTGCAGCGCCTTCAAGAAGTCCTGCCTCTCCACCCGCAGAGCGACTCATCGATGATCAGCTCCTTCCCGAAGTCTAAGATGTTTGTTGTCCTGCTGATGGAATGCGAAGATGCGCATTTGACCAAGGCTTCTATCTCGGCTCCAGTGAAATTCTTCGTCAATCTCGCCAGTCCTCTATCTGGCAATCAGACCTAGCAGGCCATTCTTGCGTAGATCTGCAGTGTGAATGCGCAAAATCTGTTCCTTCCTGCGTGTTGGGCAAATGGACTTCTACGTGGACTTCGAACCTGCCGGCCTGAGTATGGCTTCGTCGAGCAGGTCCTTCCGGTTGGTCATGCCGATGACCACGATGTTGTTGAGCGCCTCCACGCCGTCGATGTTGGTCAGCAGCTGGTTGACCACCTGGTCGCTCACCTGCGCGCCCACGCCGCCGTTGGCGCCCCTCTGCTTGCAGATTGCGTCGATCTCGTCGAACACGATGATGTGGAGGGGACTCTTATCCCCCAGCTTCTTCTCGTCCGCACGCGCCTCAGCGAACAGCTTCCGGATGTTCTATTCGGATTCGCCCACGAACTTGGAGAATATCTAAGGACCGTTGACGATCTTCAGATCCTTTACGTTCAAGGCCTTGGCTAGCTGCCGAGCAATCAGAGTCTTGCCCGTTCCCGGCGGCCATAGAGCAGAATGCCTTTCACATGCTTGATTCCGAATCGCTTGAGGGTGGCCGTTGAGTATCTTCGCGAGGCAAAGGTGCGTCGGAAGATGTTGAAAAGCTCCTCATCGAGCCCGCCGATCCCCATGGCCTCGATGGTGAAATCAGGACGGAAGATATTGGTCTCATTGTAGCCGATTGCGAAAGAGAAATCAGGCTGCCCTATGGTACTTTCATTGCACTTGCGTCTCTCCGAGCAACCTTCCAAAGGCGTTATCTCTCTTCTTGTCGTTATCTCCGGTGAGGAGAGCCATGCACTTGACCACTTTCACACTGAAGATGACTGCCTCGATGGGCACGTATTTCACTTCTCCCATATTGAAGAAGCTTCCCCTCTCGCGAGTGCGCAGCATCTCGATGACCGTGTAATCCTCCACCTTGACCTTGCTCGTCAATTTGGAGTGACCTGGTTCAGTCCAGCTAGAGGAAGGAAAGCGCAGTCTCCTCCTCGAACTAGCCGGTGAGCGGCTCCACCCTGACGGTCTTGCCCACCTACGTCCCCACGAATTCTCTTAAATTTTTGCTCATGGCGATGGTATTGCGATCCAACTCTGTGAGGAAGGTGCACTTGAGGATCTTGGAGCTGATGCGGACGTTGACCGTCCTGGAGGGGTCCTTGGCGAGGGTGGCGGAGATGTATACGGAGTTGTTCTTGGCGAGTTCGTTGGAGAGGTTGCTGACGGTGAGGTTCATACTCTCGGAATTGATATGTTAGTATGCCCGACTGCAGTATATAGCCATCGCATGGGACTCAATCGCCTCATCAACGAACGCGTCGGCCTCGGAACCTTCCAGCTCACGCCTTCTCGTCCTCTGCCTCGTCGACATGAACGACGGAGTGGAACTCGTCCTCAGCTCCTTCCTCAATCCCATCATCCGCGCTGTCTTCCCATCCGCCACCCCATCATTCATCGAACTGCTCGCCAGCATCTTCTACGTCGGCATCCTGGTGGGATCGTTGACCAGCGGAGCA
This is a stretch of genomic DNA from Nymphaea colorata isolate Beijing-Zhang1983 unplaced genomic scaffold, ASM883128v2 scaffold0588, whole genome shotgun sequence. It encodes these proteins:
- the LOC116245229 gene encoding uncharacterized protein LOC116245229, whose protein sequence is MGIGGLDEELFNIFRRTFASRRYSTATLKRFGIKHVKGILLYGRRERNIRKLFAEARADEKKLGDKSPLHIIVFDEIDAICKQRGANGGVGAQVSDQVVNQLLTNIDGVEALNNIVVIGMTNRKDLLDEAILRPADRGLARLTKNFTGAEIEALDFLKALQEVRPQFGVDEEKFGAYFREKVINYGPSFDRIMSSLQETALFGESVGNPKRSVLLHGRPGTGKTLLGINFCRLANFTYLKIISPENLVGMTEGEKIRNISKVFEDAYRTTSACVLIDDLERLIEFSPIGRRFSNAVLQTLLLLL